In Quercus robur chromosome 11, dhQueRobu3.1, whole genome shotgun sequence, the sequence TGAAGACTTGAAAGTTATCAAGGAAATGAGAGATGAAGAATGCAAAAATACATTGTTTGAGTTCTTGATGACGAAGAAGGCGGAGGAagacataaaagaaaatatattgaaaGATTCACGAGACGATAAATTGATTGATTTGTTGTTGAATTTTGTGCGAGATATTTACAGAATGAATGGGGAAGGATGGCAAGATATGAATGATGATGAATTGAAAAGTGTGCTGCTCGAATGCTTGAAAGACAAGAGGTACCTACTTGTCATGGACGACATCTGGGAAACTGAACTATGGGCTGAGGTGAGTAGTGTCTTTCCTGATAACTTGAATGGAAGTAGAATATTGATCACTAGCCGCATAAAAGAAGTAGCATTAGATGCAAGTAGTCTTAATAATAGTATTCCTCCTAACtccccttatgaactcccattTCTTAAAGAAGATGAAAGCTGGGAACTCTTCTCTAAGAAGGTGTTTCGGGGAGCTACATGTCCCCCAGAACTTGAAacttttgggaaaaaaattgtcaaaagttGCCAGGGTTTACCACTTGCTATTGTGGTTTTGGCCGGTCTTTTGGCAAATAAGGAGAAAACATATCGAACTTGGTCAAAATATATCGGCAATGTAAATTCGTATCTGACTGAGGATAGATCAAGTTGCACAGACATATTGGCTCTAAGCTACAATCACTTACCCCGACACCTAAAACCGTGCTTTCTATATTTTGGTATCTATCCGGAAGACTTTGAGATACCTGTGAGGCAGCTAATCCGACTTTGGAAAGCTGAGGGATTCATACGGCAAACTGGCAACAGAAATATGGAAGACGTTGCTGAAGACTACTTCGAGGAACTCATTGATCGGAGCTTGATTCAAGTTGCAACAAAAAGGCTAGATGGAGGAGTCAAAACATGTCGTATCCATGATCTTCTACGAGACCTTTGTATATCAGAGAGCACAAAAGAGAAGTTTCTTGAGGTTTGTTCAGATGTTAACCTTTCACCCATGAGAAAATCTCGTCGAATTTCCATTCACCATGCCAACCATCTAAAACTTTCTTCCAAACCTTGTGAGCCTTCATATAGTCGTTCTTTAATAGGCTTTGGGGAGCTTGAGAGTCCTTTTGATACAAGCTACTACTTGAAATGGCTATGTGAAGGTAACAAGTTGGTTCGGGTGGTAGAGCTCAGGAATATGGGCATTTGTTGCTTAATCCCCAAGAAGATTGAAAACCTGGCCCTTTTGAGGTACTTGAGCATTCCATCTAGTGAGCTTCATGACATTCCAGAATCCGTATGCAACCTTTGGAATCTAGAGACGCTAGACATGAGAAATTCTAGATTAAAATGCTTGCCCAAGGGGCTATGGAAGTTACAAAACTTGAGACATTTGTATCTAGATGGGCCAATATCTCTACCTAGAATTGACAATGAAGCAGCTTTACCCAATCTTCAAGTCCTTACTGGTATAGCTATAAATCAGGACACTGTGAATCTCTTTGGCAAGTCCACATTTCCTAATGTAAGAAAATTAGGATTGTATTCTTCAAGAGAGGTGGAGTCAGGGCTTTTGTCAAGCCTCCATCCCTTGTGTTATCTACAGACTTTGAAGATTTATGAACTCTTTCACCTTTCAATTCCAATCTCATTCCAGTTGACCGTCACAAAGATAACCTTGGTAGGCGCAGTCTTATCTAGATCCAATATAAGAGCGTTGGGTAGTCTTACCAACCTTCGAATACTAAGCGTACGAGGTGTCCGTCAAGGCTGTAGTGAGATCACTCTCCATTGCGATGAAAGTAGTTTTCTTCAACTTGAAGTGTTTAAAATGGTAAATATGGATGTTTTAAAATGGACTATGGGGAATGGTGCAATGCCAAGCCTTCAACGTTTGAACATCGAGCATTGCCGGTTTAATTATGCTGCCGCCAAGAGTATACTGTGCTTGACTGCCTTACGGGATGTGGAAATTTTACATCCCTCTCCAATACTGGCAAAGGTAGTTCAACAGTTGCAGATGAGGGATGGATGCAAGCTCCAAGTCTATCCACCTCTAGACCCAACTACTTTGGGATGGGTGTAAGCTCCAAGTCTATCCACCTCTGAACCTAACTTGGAGAAAAAATTGATGGCTTCATCTGCTTTTGTGGGGGTTCAAATGGTCCTCTGTTTGGTATGATATGTAGATGTTACcgtctttctttcctttttctgttTATCTAATTTGCTAATTATCCTAGCTTTAAGCCTTTCAAATAATTTACTATTCTGTTTATGGTGATGAATCCATTTTGGTTTGGAGAAACGTATTACATAAGAACAACACTTAATTGAAAAGCTTTATAATTTGGGTTCAatgatatttatataaatttctcttttttttttcttctcagaATATAGAACTTTCacactttattttattacaagTGGGGGCAGTGATTTAAATCTAAGTTCTCTCTAGAGTGAGACTCCCATTTATATGTGTACGATCTCCCCTGGTGCAAATTTTTGAATTGATATTCTGATTTTAAGTTCACTTATGTGACAGCCTTTGGTTCTGAAATACTGAACATTGAACATAATATCTAGACATTAGTTCAGTCTACAAGGTGATTCTTCAAAGATATTATGGAAAGGGAATTCCTGGCTCCGACGAATTTGTGATTAGATTTGAGTTTGAATTCTGCTTGTGGTTGTACCCATGAGTTTATTATAAAACTTTAGTTAGTTAGTGGAATCAGTCAAGTTACTTCGccataattttatttcaatcgATAGCTATTAGCTCACTATTTTCTTagtactttttgttattttttttccaatgcttaacaatattttttcatgTGTTGCTTTGTATTTCAATGTCTAACAATCATTTCTTGTGTTGCAAGCAATGATCTGAATTTCgaagaagaaaagtgaaaaGGAAATTAGAATGAAGGGAAAAATAATAAGAAGGCAAAATACAATAACATGCGTTTTTCCTTACCCTCCTCGTTGGCTGTACTACAATACAATCaaggaaagcagaaaaaaacGACAAGCCGTGTAGCCAACTGGGCTTATATGACATGTCATTCATCATCTTCTCACAAGAACTGTAACTGTGCtacaattagtttttttttttttttttttttttggcttttgagtAGGGTTGTAGTGCGTGCCTTTATGTTAGAATTACTTTCCCtctcctttgtgtgtgtgtgtttgtttctaaaaaaaaaaaaaaaaaaaagaaaaatagttgtgagagtgccttttttgcgacactcaggcccaaggatcccgggcctaaatacaaggtttggtgaaccgggccttgactcaccgcagctaacaagctgtttaagaatcaagtgataTGCAGAGGATGCTCCtgacaataaaagaaaatgacaagcaaggatatttgtattgaagAATGCCAAAAAACAACAAGGTAAgttcaaaaggaaaagaagcaGGATTGGCAAAATGGTATAAAACAAATGCTAAGGGGATCCTGGGATTAATGagacatatttcattaatacattgtcTATGAAATTACAGagag encodes:
- the LOC126704597 gene encoding late blight resistance protein R1-A-like, which translates into the protein MADSVVTFLLENLTQLLTQESKLLGGVEDQVKLLHNELRMINIFLQNSEGKRHDNLVKEVVSQIRDVAYEAEDVIDTFIVTETKHRKRSKLRKVIHYFDRASALHMVAKKIESIKNVIKEIYDNRSKYGIEIAEPSGGDAEAEEILNRRRRYVEEDQVVGFGHDTEALVKQLMDGNLQRTVVSIIGMGGLGKTTLARKIYNNYHIKNYFDFRGWVYVSQEYRIREVLLEVLKGVTPRPKLKRFVLKAELKEELLHGLEAIYSSDKTKFQGTVIEDLKVIKEMRDEECKNTLFEFLMTKKAEEDIKENILKDSRDDKLIDLLLNFVRDIYRMNGEGWQDMNDDELKSVLLECLKDKRYLLVMDDIWETELWAEVSSVFPDNLNGSRILITSRIKEVALDASSLNNSIPPNSPYELPFLKEDESWELFSKKVFRGATCPPELETFGKKIVKSCQGLPLAIVVLAGLLANKEKTYRTWSKYIGNVNSYLTEDRSSCTDILALSYNHLPRHLKPCFLYFGIYPEDFEIPVRQLIRLWKAEGFIRQTGNRNMEDVAEDYFEELIDRSLIQVATKRLDGGVKTCRIHDLLRDLCISESTKEKFLEVCSDVNLSPMRKSRRISIHHANHLKLSSKPCEPSYSRSLIGFGELESPFDTSYYLKWLCEGNKLVRVVELRNMGICCLIPKKIENLALLRYLSIPSSELHDIPESVCNLWNLETLDMRNSRLKCLPKGLWKLQNLRHLYLDGPISLPRIDNEAALPNLQVLTGIAINQDTVNLFGKSTFPNVRKLGLYSSREVESGLLSSLHPLCYLQTLKIYELFHLSIPISFQLTVTKITLVGAVLSRSNIRALGSLTNLRILSVRGVRQGCSEITLHCDESSFLQLEVFKMVNMDVLKWTMGNGAMPSLQRLNIEHCRFNYAAAKSILCLTALRDVEILHPSPILAKVVQQLQMRDGCKLQVYPPLDPTTLGWV